TGGTTGTCGCGCAGGTGGATGTCGTCAAGGACAGTGGCAATCGGGGTGTCGCTTTGGTAcccgtcgttgttgtcgtagAGAGCAGACTTTTGCGTTTGTGAGACTTTTGGTTTGACGAGGACGTTCCGGACAAGGCGTACGCCCGTGCCGCggcctttttctcttcttcgGACAAGAGACGTGGAGCACAGTCTTCgatcttgttgttgttgttgttattgttgttgttgttgttgtcgtagTCCAAAGGAGGGACCGTGCGATTGGCAGTGGCGCGGGTGGCGGCTCCCGCTCGGGATGGACTCGCGGTCCCGTTCGCAGAGGGCGGCCTGGTCACCATTGTGTTGACGTTTGTCGTTGGAGTGGATGTTGTACAGCTATAACTACAATTGTCAACTAcaattgtcaacaacaattgtcaacaacaattctCAACAACGAAGAATGTGTACTCCGATCGAATCCTCTACACAAGCTACACAGAAAGCTAATCCACGTCGAGGTAGGTAGGTGCGGTGCTAGCAGACAACGCTCTCGATTTTGATCGACCCGTcccctcactgtcaaggtaTCGAAGCGAGTCAGAATTCCGAGGCGTACCGGACAAACAATCAATCTCACACGCGACTGTCACACTAGCAGACTCGACAACGTTCGCAACAACAGTAAGCAACACAATGAAAAGACTAACTGGAACTGCTCTAACATATCCGACGGAACAAACTACCCGAACGATCGAATACGTGTACATATGTACGCcaacacatacatacatacgtacgtacacacacacacaattccTCCGAACCGCGAGACACGCCGCACGAACGCAGCGAAATTGGGCGCGCGCCCAAAACCCCGTCGACCGCGAAAGCTCGTTCCGCATCCGGAATCTCACGATTCCTCGGAACTTAGGTAGGAATGTTAGTAAGACGGAATCCATGATGGGTGTTCCACGCAACGCGAACGATGCGGATCATTCGGACGACACAGTTCGCGCCATGGCGCCACGGAATCGGGGGACCCGTAAACTTGACCCGGAGAGTAAGTGAGATCATTCACCGTCCCACCGTCATCAGATTCTTTGGGGCCACGAACGTGCCCTACCGTCGTGAGCTACCATCTACCGCCGTCGCTAGATAAGGTATGACGACGATGGCTTCCATCTTTGTAGGGCGGGCACCAGCAACCAGAAACTTGATTATACCTGTCCAACTCGGTGGTAATCTGTTCACAACCAGCGTCCAGTGACAACGTTACGAAACCGTCCTCATCGACGCGAGAGACAGACTCTACAGCATGGCACACATCCTCTCCGCCGTTTCCGGTacgtattgacagtgagcgtgGAGACTGGCGATCGATTGGACTGGACTGGACTCGATCAATGTCAATGTGCGGAATCTATATCCCAATCTCAAATACGTATACGTCACATATCCCAAGCTGTATCCCATTTTACATCCTAATCCAACGACAATTGCGAGGATACATGCACACAGTCTCACGGTACCCGTTTTATATTTGAATCCTAACCTGTACCTCACCTAACTTGAACTCCGTTGCGTTCTCTTTGACTGTCAGGTTCCGCACCGGACATTGTCCCCGTGACGCGCGCGTTGATTTCCGTGTCCGACAAGACGGGTATTGTCGAGTTTGCCACCTTTTTGGCCTCGCAGAACGTGCACTTGCTGTCCACCGGCGGCACCGCGCACCAACTCCGTCAAGCCGGATTGACCGTGACGGATGTGGCGGAATACACCGGGGCTGTCGAATGCCTCGATGGACGCGTCAAAACACTCCATCCCAAAGTGCACGGGGGACTACTCGGAGTCCGTGGTAATCCCCAACACGAACGGGAAATGCAGGACAATGGCATACAAAACATTGACATGACTATTCTCAATCTGTACCCCTTTGAACAAACCGTGAACTCTGGAGCACCCATGGCACAGTGTATTGAAAATATTGATATCGGCGGACCGTCCATGCTCCGATCCACCGCCAAAAATCACGCCTTTACCACCATTGTCACCTCCCCCGACCAGTACGCCAAAGTCCAAGCATGTATGCAGCAACACGGTGGAACCCGATTGGCCCTTCGACAAGCCCTCGCCGCGCAAGCCTTTGCCCTTTCCGCCGCTTACGATTCCGCCATTGCCACCTGGTTCAGCGAACAACTGACCGACAACGATGCCAACGTCCCCGAACCCGTTGTTGCGCGCATTTATCAACCCGCATTCCCGCTCAAGTACGGCTGCAACCCGCAACAGAGTCCCGCCAAGATCCTATCCCGCCTCGGCAGCAAACTCCCCTTTGACGTCAAGAACGGCACACCGGGATACATCAATTTGCTCGACGCCGCCAACGCCTGGCAGTTGGTCCTCGAACTCCAGCAGGCCACCGGATTagccgccgccgcctccTTCAAGCACGTCAGTCCCGCCGGAGCCGCCGTCGCCGTACCACTCAACGACCTCGAAATGCAAGCCTACGAAGTACAGCCGGAAGACGCCGCCGCATTGACCCCCGTAGCCTTGGCATACCTCCGAGCCCGCAACGCCGATCCCATGTGCTCCTTCGGAGACTTCTGCGCCGTCTCGGAGCAAGTCGACGAAGCCACCGCTCGctatttgaaaaaggaagtcAGCGACGGTATTGTCGCTCCGTCCTACACACCGCAAGCGCTCGAAATTCTCAAGGCCAAGAAAGGAGGAAAATTCATCATTCTGGAAGCCACGCCCGACTACCAGCCAGGCGATTTCGAATACCGTGAGGTCTACGGCATGACCTTTTCGCAAAAGCGCAACGACGTCATTATTGGCAAACAACACATGGAGAACGTCGTGACTGCCCAGAAGGAAATGAATGTGCGAGACGCCATTGTCGCCAGCATCTGCATCAAGTACACGCAGAGTAACTCAGTCGGATTCGCCAAGGACGGTATGATGGTGGGTGTGGGTGCCGGCCAACAATCGCGCGTCGATTGCGTGAAACTAGCCGGCCGCAAGGTGGCCACGTGGTACCTCCGCCAACACCCCAAAGTCCTCGCCTTGCCCTTTCGTGCTGGCGTCAAACGTCAAGACCGCGTCAATGCCCGCGTCCGGTACATTGAAGGAGACTTCACCGCCGAAGAAAAGACTCGATGGGAGGCCATGTTCACCGAGGTTCCGCAAGTTTTGACGGACGCCGAAAAGGACGCTTTTCTCAAGGGCTCCACCGGGATCAGTCTCAGCAGTGACGCATTCTTTCCCTTTCGCGACTCGATTGATCACGCGTCCAAGCTGGGGGTCTCATTCGTGGCACAACCCGGCGGTAGTGTCCAGGATGATCAAGTGACGGAAGCTTGTAACGAATATGGCATGGCCATGGCCTTTACCGGTGTTCGTTTGTTCCATCATTAGGATCGCAAAACGTAGACGAAAGACTTGACGGACCGGGACGAAACACGCAAACTCGGGATGGAATTGAGGTTCGGCCCGCACCGTAATCTACTAGGTTAACAGAAACAGCTATGACCAGGCAAGGGAAACTAATGGTGCCACCACGAAGAGAGACAGATAAACGAGATTAAATATTAGAAGAAAGGATTTCGTCGTGATTTCGTTTTGACTGCGCGGCGACGTGTCTTATGAAGAAACTTGGATTGCAGCAATAGACATGGAAAGAAGACTGGGTCCGTGATTTCAATACCCTAAATAGCCACGAACTTGTCGTATTGCAGGCTTCCAAATTGCTGCTAGATCTATCCACGCCGATTCCGACTGGACTGAGCATTCCAACATAGTGTGGTGGTGTCACCAGATGTGCTCGCGCATTGTAATGATCGAAGAGCTTTTTAGGGGACCGACAGTCAACGCCTTCTATTTCTGTCTTCGATTCGCAACATCATTAACATTCAAATGTGATTAAAATGTCACATAGAATAAGTAACCCCCCATATTTTATCACCTTAACATTAAACAGTCAGATGATTTTTTTTGCTTGGGCTCACAATTCGTATATACAATTTTCAATAAGGTATACACAATCACCTCAGGAATGTCAATTGGGTCTTTTGAGCGATCCAACGTTTCGAGACTTGAGGAGAACAATCGTCCGCAGAAGCATCACAAAATCGTTGGACCAAAGTGCATTCCTATTGAACCCACCGCACGCAAGAAGAGTTATGAATGCCGAATTTACGACAACAGATTCGCTTGCCCCCTGTGCATAGTAGCTGCAACCACCAAAAGGCTACATGTTTCCGCAAACGTTCTGGAAAAGTTGAGGGAGGTGCTTTCATCGAGGATGAGATCATAACACACGGTAAGCGAACTTACGCACAGAGCATACTCCTCACAATCTTCCCTCGCTCGTCTATGTCACGGATTGAGTGTCTCGCGCTCGATGGGACGCAGCCTCAAATTAGAGGAGCTGCATACGGTAGTTTCACGCAAATATCTGCCAACTCACTACTTCAAGCCATTTCTGGTAGTGTTATGTCGTGCCTTACGAGAACGGCGAACTGTGATCACAAAGTCAGGAGGAATAGCTGTGCAAATCGGCGACAAACCCGAACCAATTGTTACTGGACTCTTTTAATGAACGTCCCCCTCAAACGAAACGAATGACATCGTGGAATACTGTCGCTACAACGAAAACAATAAACTCTGATATTGCGTTGGACTTTACAATACATTTAGACGATTCCGGCATGCCCATCGACAAAGATCTTTTCAAGAAGACTGATACCACGCACCAGCAGAGATATGGACGGCACAAAGAGTGATCCACTTCGACTATCCTCCCATTTCATCTCTGAGAGAATGTCCGCGCGTTCGCCCTGAAGAAATTCCGATTTTTTTCCTCACTCAGACGAAATGGATCAGATTGAGGACGATTGGAAATCGACAGTAGCAGTAGACGATGTGGAAATGGTTGCCATTACTTCATCAGCAAGCGAAGACAGTGTTGTGTCCATAACTTCAACTTATCTTGAAAATCATGTTACACAACCACCAGCCCCAGCTCCAACCTTTCACAACTGCATATTGTCAACGTCTCGGAGGCTGTCAAAAATGAAGCACAGGGCCAATTTTGAGCCAGGAGTTTAAGTTGGCAACAGCGTGCAGGCAACAAAACTACGTtgcaaaaaaaaaaaaaTAGTCTTCCGCCCTCCTATGCCCACAACCCAGCGGCAAAACAACGCTTTGAGCAGTTACAAAGGTGATTGCGACTTAATTCAT
This is a stretch of genomic DNA from Phaeodactylum tricornutum CCAP 1055/1 chromosome 24, whole genome shotgun sequence. It encodes these proteins:
- a CDS encoding predicted protein, translating into MAHILSAVSGSAPDIVPVTRALISVSDKTGIVEFATFLASQNVHLLSTGGTAHQLRQAGLTVTDVAEYTGAVECLDGRVKTLHPKVHGGLLGVRGNPQHEREMQDNGIQNIDMTILNLYPFEQTVNSGAPMAQCIENIDIGGPSMLRSTAKNHAFTTIVTSPDQYAKVQACMQQHGGTRLALRQALAAQAFALSAAYDSAIATWFSEQLTDNDANVPEPVVARIYQPAFPLKYGCNPQQSPAKILSRLGSKLPFDVKNGTPGYINLLDAANAWQLVLELQQATGLAAAASFKHVSPAGAAVAVPLNDLEMQAYEVQPEDAAALTPVALAYLRARNADPMCSFGDFCAVSEQVDEATARYLKKEVSDGIVAPSYTPQALEILKAKKGGKFIILEATPDYQPGDFEYREVYGMTFSQKRNDVIIGKQHMENVVTAQKEMNVRDAIVASICIKYTQSNSVGFAKDGMMVGVGAGQQSRVDCVKLAGRKVATWYLRQHPKVLALPFRAGVKRQDRVNARVRYIEGDFTAEEKTRWEAMFTEVPQVLTDAEKDAFLKGSTGISLSSDAFFPFRDSIDHASKLGVSFVAQPGGSVQDDQVTEACNEYGMAMAFTGVRLFHH